The following coding sequences lie in one Rutidosis leptorrhynchoides isolate AG116_Rl617_1_P2 chromosome 4, CSIRO_AGI_Rlap_v1, whole genome shotgun sequence genomic window:
- the LOC139840561 gene encoding transcription factor TCP18-like, translating into MYPSSNNTLPQDNYHTQSFSSSSSFVLPLEDEAVFCEFLKQQQFSFNDNNYHNSIMQAHEMTNNIDLTMGECSNNVENVAMINGDDDQWDGNINTQMEPESSSPRKKSSKQDRHSKINTARGPRDRRMRLSLDVAKKLFGLQDLLGFDKASKTVDWLLNKSKSSILELLPDPSSSFMGASNSASSTSDQCEILSETVDQSMVKTTADDDDDDDTKATENKAKKQKEKINNKGVIRRYADFHHPLAKETRERARVRARERTILKRDKKLGGDDHDQVSMFRPFLNQDVNQLGLIWSPTEESQRQRNEQQPMSLNLQTNPGFVADNSSLLMTGNWSPNYLFNYHHKFGQHEHDQLNDYQLYGKAWEGNYN; encoded by the exons ATGTATCCTTCTTCAAACAACACACTCCCTCAAGATAATTATCATactcaatctttttcttcttcttcttcctttgtcCTTCCTTTAGAAGATGAAGCTGTATTTTGTGAGTTCTTAAAGCAACAACAGTTTtcctttaatgataataactaccACAATTCAATCATGCAAGCACATGAGATGACTAATAACATTGACTTAACAATGGGAGAATGTAGTAACAATGTAGAAAATGTTGCTATGATTAATGGAGATGATGATCAATGGGATGGTAATATTAATACTCAAATGGAGCCTGAAAGTAGTAGTCCAAGAAAAAAGTCTTCGAAACAAGATCGTCACAGCAAGATTAACACTGCCCGAGGCCCTAGAGATCGAAGAATGAGGTTGTCCCTTGATGTTGCTAAAAAGTTATTTGGGCTTCAAGACCTGCTAGGGTTTGATAAGGCTAGTAAGACAGTTGATTGGCTACTAAATAAATCGAAGTCATCGATTTTAGAACTTCTTCCTGATCCAAGTAGCAGCTTTATGGGTGCATCCAACAGTGCATCTTCTACTTCAGATCAATGTGAGATTCTGTCTGAAACTGTTGATCAATCTATGGTAAAGACTActgcagatgatgatgatgatgatgatacaaaaGCTACAGAAAATAAGGCAAAAAAACAAAAAGAGAAAATTAATAATAAAGGAGTAATTAGAAGATATGCAGATTTTCACCACCCTCTTGCAAAAGAAACAAGAGAAAGGGCTAGAGTAAGAGCAAGAGAGAGGACAATCTTAAAGAGAGATAAAAAACTTGGTGGTGATGATCATGATCAAGTTTCAATGTTCAGACCATTTTTAAATCAAGATGTGAACCAGTTAGGATTAATTTGGAGCCCTACCGAAGAAAGTCAACGTCAAAGAAACGAACAACAACCGATGAGCTTAAACTTGCAAACCAACCCAGGATTTGTTGCTGATAATTCTTCATTGTTGATGACAGGCAATTGGAGCCCTAACTACTTGTTTAACTACCACCACAAGTTTGGACAACATgag CATGATCAATTGAATGACTATCAGTTATATGGTAAAGCATGGGAAGGCAATTACAACTAG